The sequence AAGAAAGGCCCAAATCAAGAAGCAGCGCATCCATTGCCGGCAAGTTCAGGTCATCAAGAACCTGCGCGAGATGACTGAAGTTTTCGTGAACCAGGATCACGTTGGGCCGAGGGCCGAGCCGTCGTCGTGCGATCTCAAGGGCAGCGGCGTCGCGATCGAGGCCGACGAGCATTCCCTCCCCTCCCAATCGATCAAGGATGAGCTGCGCATGGCCACCGCCGCCAACGGTGGCGTCCACGATGATCTTGCCCGGGGAGCACGCCAACAAGCTGACAGCCGATTCAGCCAGGACCGGCACATGAACCGGTTGAAGATCATTATTGTGCGTGAACGGCAACGGCTCTGGCGTCTTCTTGAGTGGGGGCGAAACTGGCTACGGCTTCGTCCTCATTGACAAAGACTGCAAAGACCTTTGAGGCACCCACCATACTGAGGCATTTGCGGGTGAGCTTGTTCAGCCCGGCCAGCCGCAAGTCGCCGTCGAATTTCCGCACCTGCCGGAGCCGTTCGAGGAGAGTCCCGACGCCCATATAGTTGATCTGGGCGACCTTTTGAAGATCCACGACAATGTTGTAACGCTCCTCTTGAATCATGTCGGCCAAGGCTTTCTTCAACTGCTTCGCGGTGGAGGTGTCAAGATTTCCCGAGACTTTGAGGACGGCGACGTTGTCATGTTCCACTTTTTCGAATGCGACTCCCACTGTTTTCGGCCTCCTTTGACAGTTCAGCCCTACATCTGGTATTATTGCCGCGAACCAACATCAAAATTCGCCGAGATACCTTGTAATGTGGTTCTCTGCCGGAAGTCCTTCCACTTTTCCGGCGACCAGATTTCCATGCGGTTCAGGACTCCGATAATAACGACTTCACCGGTTATGCCGGCCTCTTCGCACATGTCTTTTCTTAACATGATGCGGCCTTGTTTGTCCGGTGTAACGTCGAAAGCGTCCGAAAAAAAACGCCTGACATAATCCTGATTGGCTTGATTCGTAAAGTTCCAGCTTTTCAATTTTTCGTATAACTCGACAAAGGCAGGGTGAGGGATGAGAAAGAGTTGGGAGTCGCCTCTAACCACATACAGTTTCTCGACGCTTTCCGAATTAAGCACTTCCCGGAATTTGACAGGAATGACGACCCGATTCTTTTCATCGAGCGCGTAGGTGTATGTTCCGGCGAATAGCAGCAAGGTTTATTTTCCCATAATCTCCCATTTTTATAGTCTATAGAACCATAGTTTACCACAGGACTCCACTGCTGTCAAGGGATTTCTCTAGGAAAGATATGGCAGTTCTTGTCCATTTTTCAGCGGAATTCTCATCCACAACTTGGGGGGAAAATTGCTCGCCTCCTGCGCACAGGCAAAACGATTCCGACGGTTTCTCCCCATTTCCTCCCACCGTGAGGGAGGGAGGCCGTTGATTTTCCATTCTGGGTTTTGGTAAAATTCGCGCATTTGTTGCAGATGGAATCCGGAGCAGGGAGTATCGAACGGGAGGAACATATGAAAATGGTTTTCGATCACGTGCATTTGAATTCGGCCGATGTGGCTGCGGCGGCTGATTTTTACGCACAGAAGTTCGGGGGAGAAAAGACCGGGGAGTTTGAGGTGGCAGGCACAAAAATTACGGCGATCGATTTTGGAGGGACGCGCCTTCTTATTAATGACAGAGCGCCGGTGAGTCCACCCGCCGGCAGTTCAATGGATCACATTGGATTCAGGGTAGACGACCTAGACTAGAGGCAGTGGCAACGGAACTGAAGAAGCGCGGAGCGGAATTTCTGATGGAGCCGGTGAGCCTGGGAGAAGGCGTCAAGATTGCATTTGTATCGGGCCCCGATAACGTCAT is a genomic window of Candidatus Abyssobacteria bacterium SURF_5 containing:
- a CDS encoding VOC family protein, coding for MVKFAHLLQMESGAGSIEREEHMKMVFDHVHLNSADVAAAADFYAQKFGGEKTGEFEVAGTKITAIDFGGTRLLINDRAPVSPPAGSSMDHIGFRVDDLD
- a CDS encoding anti-sigma factor antagonist, with product MIPDVGLNCQRRPKTVGVAFEKVEHDNVAVLKVSGNLDTSTAKQLKKALADMIQEERYNIVVDLQKVAQINYMGVGTLLERLRQVRKFDGDLRLAGLNKLTRKCLSMVGASKVFAVFVNEDEAVASFAPTQEDARAVAVHAQ
- a CDS encoding division/cell wall cluster transcriptional repressor MraZ, yielding MLLFAGTYTYALDEKNRVVIPVKFREVLNSESVEKLYVVRGDSQLFLIPHPAFVELYEKLKSWNFTNQANQDYVRRFFSDAFDVTPDKQGRIMLRKDMCEEAGITGEVVIIGVLNRMEIWSPEKWKDFRQRTTLQGISANFDVGSRQ